From the genome of Corallococcus soli:
GGCGTACGAGAAGGAGTCCATCGGCTTCTACGTGTCCGGCCACCCGCTGTACCAGTACGAGAAGGAGCTGAAGCGCTACGCGCGGCCCATCACCGCCGTGCAGCGCGCGCGCCGCGACGAGAAGCTCACCGTGGCGGGCATCATCACCGTGCTGCGCGAGCGCCCCACCAAGACGGGCAAGCGCATGGCGTGGGTGACCATCGAAGACCTGTCCGGCTCCACGGAGCTGGTGTGCTTCCCGGGCAAGGACGGCACGCGCAACGTGATGGGCAAGGACGGCAAGTGGTCCAAGCAGGGGCCCAAGCCGGGCTACGAGCAGTGGGAGCACCTGCTCAAGTCGGACGACCCCATCCTGGTGACGGGCACCGTGCAGATTTCCCAGCGCGACGAGAACACGCCCACCGCGGAGCTCATCGTCGACGACATCCAGAGCCTCAAGTCCGTGCGGGAGAAGCGCACCAAGCGGCTGGAGCTGCGCCTGCCCGCGGAGATCGTCACCGAGGAGCGGCTGGCGAAGCTCAACGAGCTGGCGAAGAAGTACGCGGGCGCCACGCCGGTGGCCGTGAGCGTGCTGTTCCCCGGTGAGGCCGAAGCGCACATCGCCGGCACGACGCTCCGGGTGCAGGTGAATGACGACTTGCTGCTCGCGGTGGACAAGCTCTTCGGGCAGAAGGTCGTGGAGTTCGGCTGATTTGAAAGAAGGAGCGACTCCATGGCGGATGGCGTGTTCAGGGACGGGCTGCTCAAGGGCAAGACGGCCTTCATCTCCGGTGGCAGCAGTGGCATCAACCTCGGTATCGCCACCGCGTTCGTGAAGGCGGGCGCGAAGGTGGCCATCAACGGCCGCAACGTGGAGAAGCTGGAGGGCGCGGTGAAGGGCCTCCAGGCCCACGGCACCGCCATGGGCGTCGCCGCGGACGTGCGCGACTACGCGTCCGTGGAGAAGGCGCTCCAGCAGGTGAAGGACGCGTACGGTGAAATCGACGTGCTGGTGTGCGGCGCGGCCGGCAACTTCCCCGCGCCCGCGCTGGGCATGTCCTCCAACGGCTTCAAGGCGGTGATGGACATCGACGTGCTGGGCACGTTCAACGTGTCGCGCGCCGCCTTCGAACACCTGCGCAAGCCGGGCGCGTCCGTCATCACCATCTCCGCGCCCCAGGCCTACCTGCCCATGGCCATGCAGGCCCACGTCTGCGCCGCCAAGGCCGGCGTGGACATGCTCACCCGCGTGCTCGCCATTGAATGGGGCGGGGCGGGCGTGCGCGTCAACGCCATCACCCCCGGCCCCATCGAAGGCACCGAGGGCATGAGCCGGCTGGCGCCGTCCGTGGACTCACGGCAGAAGCTGGCCGAGGCCCTGCCGCTGCAGCGCTTTGGCACCCCGGAGGACATCTCCCGGCTGGCCCTGTTCCTGTCCTCCGACGCGGCCTCCTTCATCACCGGCGCCATCATGGTGTGCGACGGCGGCCAGTCCCTGCTGGGCGGCGCCGCGCTCCTCCAGGCGATGAACAGCTGAGCTTCTTCGGTTGAGCTGAAAGGGGCGGCCCGCGTTCGTGGGGCCGCCGGATGTCTGCTAGAAAGCAATGCAGCCCCGCGCAGGCACTTCATGCCGCGCGGGGTCTGCCCGCTGGACGGAGACATCCATGTCCTCCCCCCGTTTCGAGGTGCTCGCCCGCTGCCTGGGTTTGAGCGTGCTGTGTCTGGGTCTGTCGCTGGGGTGTAGCGAGCCCGGCGTTTCGCCTTTGCCTCCGCCCGTGGTGGAGGGCGTGGTGGACGCGGCGGCCTCCACGGTGGTGGTGGACCGGCCCACGGGCGTGCTCGCGAACGGCCAGGACGCAGCCGCCGTCACGGTGACGGTGCTGAGCAAGGACGGCTCGCGGATGCCTGGGCGCGCGGTGA
Proteins encoded in this window:
- a CDS encoding SDR family oxidoreductase, translating into MADGVFRDGLLKGKTAFISGGSSGINLGIATAFVKAGAKVAINGRNVEKLEGAVKGLQAHGTAMGVAADVRDYASVEKALQQVKDAYGEIDVLVCGAAGNFPAPALGMSSNGFKAVMDIDVLGTFNVSRAAFEHLRKPGASVITISAPQAYLPMAMQAHVCAAKAGVDMLTRVLAIEWGGAGVRVNAITPGPIEGTEGMSRLAPSVDSRQKLAEALPLQRFGTPEDISRLALFLSSDAASFITGAIMVCDGGQSLLGGAALLQAMNS